A genomic window from Wolbachia pipientis includes:
- a CDS encoding ribonuclease D gives MLISTTSELEDTCEELIAKKPKFIAVDTEFIRNNLTYYPKLSLIQISYGEKSFIVDALVPEIDLSFIKKIMLNQGITKVFHSCRQDIESLLTVFKCIPTPIFDTQVAAMFCHYYHDFIGYSKVVEQYQGVVLDKIKAKNSDWLRRPLSKDQLDYAINDVVHLYDLYQILCNKLEENNRTCWFQEEMESIVNINKYLHSPKDAWKRIKFNYEANPRLVLTVKAVSEWQETLAQRYNMNRNKVINNAVIAGFIEKNVEHVDEILDDLKRNAKNIKDADLLEFVNIFNENEKNWMQQNSILPNNCDKSVFDILSIILDSKCKESNISRKLVSSKDELTGSISGQIDKLFKGWRYDFFGRSIELFLNTSSKFEISAVKSANNTTKIRSNVVENNCC, from the coding sequence ATGCTAATTAGTACAACATCAGAGCTGGAAGATACGTGTGAAGAATTAATAGCAAAAAAGCCGAAATTTATAGCAGTTGACACGGAGTTCATTAGAAATAATTTAACCTACTACCCAAAATTATCGTTAATTCAAATTTCTTACGGAGAGAAGAGTTTTATTGTAGACGCATTAGTGCCAGAAATTGATTTATCATTCATTAAGAAAATAATGCTAAATCAGGGGATAACCAAAGTGTTTCATAGCTGCCGGCAGGATATAGAATCCTTACTCACTGTGTTTAAATGTATTCCCACTCCCATTTTTGATACCCAAGTTGCCGCTATGTTTTGTCATTATTATCATGACTTTATTGGTTACTCAAAAGTAGTAGAGCAATATCAAGGAGTAGTGCTGGATAAAATTAAAGCTAAAAATTCAGATTGGTTAAGGCGTCCGTTGTCCAAGGATCAGTTAGACTATGCAATAAACGACGTGGTACACCTATATGACTTATACCAAATATTGTGCAATAAACTTGAAGAAAATAATAGGACGTGTTGGTTTCAAGAAGAGATGGAATCAATAGTTAATATAAATAAGTATTTACATAGTCCAAAAGATGCATGGAAGAGAATTAAATTTAATTATGAAGCAAATCCAAGATTGGTATTAACTGTTAAAGCAGTTAGTGAATGGCAAGAGACCTTAGCACAGCGCTATAATATGAATCGTAATAAAGTAATTAATAATGCTGTCATAGCTGGTTTTATTGAAAAAAATGTAGAGCATGTTGATGAGATTTTAGATGATCTCAAGAGGAATGCAAAAAATATAAAAGATGCAGATTTACTAGAGTTTGTGAATATTTTTAATGAAAATGAAAAAAATTGGATGCAGCAAAACAGCATCTTACCGAATAATTGTGACAAATCTGTATTCGATATACTCTCAATTATTTTAGATAGTAAATGTAAAGAAAGTAATATATCAAGGAAATTAGTTTCTTCAAAAGATGAGTTAACCGGGTCAATATCTGGGCAGATAGATAAACTATTCAAGGGGTGGAGATACGATTTTTTTGGCAGGTCAATCGAATTATTTCTGAACACAAGCTCAAAATTTGAGATTTCAGCAGTGAAATCTGCAAATAATACAACTAAAATTCGGAGTAATGTGGTGGAGAATAACTGTTGCTAA
- the coaE gene encoding dephospho-CoA kinase (Dephospho-CoA kinase (CoaE) performs the final step in coenzyme A biosynthesis.): protein MIIGLTGGIGVGKSFVASCFQEFGAAVFDADSVVHQLYKVDKSIISYAEKNFPGAVVNGEIGGTVLSKYFLVYDENWKQFQSLVHSAVLRELEFFIAKEKKIDRKLLVLDVPLLLETKFHSYCDLIIFIYADSVVQAQRLNERNIDKEKLNLIFNVQLSIEEKRKMSDFIINTSVSKEYVFSQVKDIVDSLNLNT, encoded by the coding sequence ATGATCATAGGTCTAACAGGCGGAATTGGGGTAGGAAAGAGCTTTGTAGCTAGTTGCTTTCAAGAGTTTGGTGCTGCTGTGTTTGATGCTGATTCTGTTGTACACCAACTTTATAAAGTGGATAAAAGCATAATAAGTTATGCAGAAAAAAATTTTCCTGGAGCGGTAGTAAATGGTGAAATAGGTGGAACAGTACTGTCTAAATATTTCTTAGTCTACGATGAGAATTGGAAACAATTTCAATCTTTGGTTCACTCTGCTGTACTGCGTGAATTAGAATTTTTTATTGCCAAGGAAAAAAAGATCGATAGAAAGCTTTTAGTTTTAGATGTGCCACTTCTATTAGAAACAAAATTTCATTCATACTGTGACCTTATTATTTTTATCTATGCAGATAGCGTTGTGCAAGCTCAAAGACTTAACGAACGCAACATAGATAAAGAAAAGCTAAATTTAATCTTCAATGTTCAGTTATCTATTGAGGAGAAAAGGAAGATGAGTGACTTTATTATCAACACCAGTGTAAGCAAAGAGTATGTTTTTTCTCAAGTAAAAGATATAGTGGATTCATTAAACCTAAACACGTAG